The following proteins are encoded in a genomic region of Nicotiana sylvestris chromosome 4, ASM39365v2, whole genome shotgun sequence:
- the LOC138889275 gene encoding uncharacterized protein, translating to MHKEFDLYMSDITKVDKKTYDYLMEEPPKRWARSCSPRRRYDILTTNIVESMNSVLLEARELPILRMMDFIQVKLQRWFYERRNEAQGTFCYVSCWVEEDLKKNIDLAFTLNVFPVDSWRSRVEEEGITFLVDLNKRTCDCFQFQFDELPCIHAIAAIEKRNIKKSNFCSHWYLKESWLKTYERQIHPIGHTDSWIVPESVKSQIVKPPDFKVPLGRRQKKRHIPATESSKITFKCGRCRRIGHNRTTCIYSLAVHPFSKRHKE from the exons ATGCACAAAGAATTTGATTTATACATGTCAGATATAACAAAAGTAGATAAGAAGACTTATGACTACTTGATGGAAGAACCACCGAAAAGGTGGGCACGTTCTTGTAGTCCACGACGAAGATATGACATACTCACAACAAACATAGTTGAGTCAATGAATTCTGTCCTATTAGAAGCAAGGGAGCTGCCTATATTAAGAATGATGGATTTCATTCAAGTGAAGCTACAACGTTGGttttatgaaagaagaaatgaagcacAAGGAACTTTTTGTTATGTTTCTTGTTGGGTAGAGGAGGACTTGAAGAAAAATATAGATTTAGCATTTACTTTGAAT GTCTTCCCTGTCGATTCATGGCgttctagagttgaagaagaaggaataaCTTTCTTGGTGGACTTAAACAAAAGAACATGTGATTGTTTTCAGTTTCAATTTGATGAATTACCATGCATACATGCAATTGCAGCTATCGAGAAGAGAAACATCAAGAAGTCCAACTTTTGTTCGCACTGGTACTTAAAGGAATCTTGGCTGAAAACATATGAAAGACAAATACATCCTATAGGACATACTGATTCTTGGATTGTACCAGAGAGTGTTAAGTCACAAATTGTTAAACCTCCAGATTTCAAAGTGCCACTAGGTAGAAGGCAGAAGAAAAGGCATATTCCAGCTACCgagtcatcaaaaataacattcaaATGTGGTCGTTGTAGAAGAATTGGTCATAATAGAACAACTTGTATATATTCTCTGGCAGTCCATCCATTTTCAAAAAGGCATAAAGAATAG